In Equus przewalskii isolate Varuska chromosome 6, EquPr2, whole genome shotgun sequence, one DNA window encodes the following:
- the CCKBR gene encoding gastrin/cholecystokinin type B receptor isoform X1 has translation MELLKLNQSVQGSGPGPGASLCRPGGPLLNSSGTGNLSCEPPRIRGAGTRELELAIRVTLYAVIFLMSVGGNVLIIVVLGLSRRLRTVTNAFLLSLAVSDLLLAVACMPFTLLPNLMGRFIFGTVVCKAVSYLMGVSVSVSTLSLVAIALERYSAICRPLQARVWQTRSHAARVIVATWMLSGLLMVPYPVYTTLQPAGPLVLQCVHRWPSARVRQTWSVLLLLLLFFVPGVVMAVAYGLISRELYLGLRFDGDSDNENQNRLRSQGGPSGGAGPGAAHQNGRCRPELGLAGEDGDGCYVQLPRSRPALELSALTAPTPGPGSGPRPAQAKLLAKKRVVRMLLVIVVLFFLCWLPVYSANTWRAFDGPGAHRALSGAPISFIHLLSYTSACVNPLVYCFMHRRFRQACLDTCARCCPRPPRARPRPLPDEDPPTPSIASLSRLSYTTISTLGPG, from the exons ATGGAGCTGCTAAAGCTGAACCAGAGCGTGCAGGGATCCGGACCCGGGCCGGGGGCTTCCTTGTGCCGCCCAGGGGGCCCCCTCCTCAACAGCAGCGGTACTGGCAACCTCAGCTGCGAGCCCCCTCGCATCCGCGGAGCCGGGACACGAG AATTGGAGCTGGCCATTAGGGTCACCCTTTACGCAGTGATTTTTCTGATGAGTGTTGGAGGAAATGTGCTTATCATCGTCGTCCTGGGACTGAGCCGCCGCCTGAGGACAGTCACCAACGCCTTCCTGCTATCATTGGCAGTCAGCGACCTCTTGCTGGCTGTGGCCTGCATGCCCTTCACCCTCCTGCCGAATCTCATGGGTAGATTCATCTTTGGCACAGTCGTCTGCAAGGCAGTTTCCTATCTCATGG GGGTATCTGTGAGTGTGTCCACGCTAAGCCTCGTGGCCATCGCCCTGGAGCGGTACAGCGCCATCTGCCGACCACTGCAGGCGCGCGTGTGGCAGACGCGCTCCCACGCAGCTCGTGTGATTGTAGCCACGTGGATGCTGTCCGGACTGCTCATGGTGCCCTACCCCGTGTACACTACCTTGCAGCCAGCGGGACCCCTTGTGCTGCAGTGTGTGCATCGCTGGCCCAGTGCGCGAGTTCGCCAAACCTG GTCTGTGCTGCTGCTCCTACTCTTGTTCTTCGTCCCGGGTGTGGTTATGGCGGTGGCCTACGGGCTTATCTCCCGCGAGCTCTACTTAGGGCTCCGCTTTGATGGTGACAGTGACAACGAGAACCAGAACCGACTCCGAAGCCAAGGAGGGCCGTCGGGTGGGGCGGGACCAG GCGCTGCCCACCAGAACGGACGTTGCCGGCCAGAGCTCGGGCTGGCTGGTGAGGACGGCGATGGCTGTTACGTGCAGCTTCCGCGCTCCCGGCCTGCACTGGAGCTGTCCGCGCTGACTGCGCCCACTCCTGGGCCAGGATCCGGCCCCCGGCCCGCCCAGGCCAAACTGCTAGCGAAGAAGCGCGTGGTGCGGATGTTGCTGGTGATTGTCgtcctttttttcctgtgttgGCTGCCAGTGTACAGCGCCAACACGTGGCGCGCCTTCGACGGCCCTGGTGCACACCGCGCACTTTCGGGTGCACCCATCTCTTTCATCCACTTGCTGAGCTATACCTCGGCCTGTGTTAACCCCCTGGTCTACTGCTTCATGCACCGTCGCTTTCGCCAGGCCTGCCTCGACACGTGCGCCCGCTGCTGCCCCCGGCCTCCAAGAGCACGCCCCAGGCCTCTTCCAGATGAggaccctcccaccccctccattGCTTCGCTGTCTAGGCTGAGCTACACCACCATCAGCACGCTGGGGCCTGGctga
- the CCKBR gene encoding gastrin/cholecystokinin type B receptor isoform X2, translating into MDTAELELAIRVTLYAVIFLMSVGGNVLIIVVLGLSRRLRTVTNAFLLSLAVSDLLLAVACMPFTLLPNLMGRFIFGTVVCKAVSYLMGVSVSVSTLSLVAIALERYSAICRPLQARVWQTRSHAARVIVATWMLSGLLMVPYPVYTTLQPAGPLVLQCVHRWPSARVRQTWSVLLLLLLFFVPGVVMAVAYGLISRELYLGLRFDGDSDNENQNRLRSQGGPSGGAGPGAAHQNGRCRPELGLAGEDGDGCYVQLPRSRPALELSALTAPTPGPGSGPRPAQAKLLAKKRVVRMLLVIVVLFFLCWLPVYSANTWRAFDGPGAHRALSGAPISFIHLLSYTSACVNPLVYCFMHRRFRQACLDTCARCCPRPPRARPRPLPDEDPPTPSIASLSRLSYTTISTLGPG; encoded by the exons atggacacagcag AATTGGAGCTGGCCATTAGGGTCACCCTTTACGCAGTGATTTTTCTGATGAGTGTTGGAGGAAATGTGCTTATCATCGTCGTCCTGGGACTGAGCCGCCGCCTGAGGACAGTCACCAACGCCTTCCTGCTATCATTGGCAGTCAGCGACCTCTTGCTGGCTGTGGCCTGCATGCCCTTCACCCTCCTGCCGAATCTCATGGGTAGATTCATCTTTGGCACAGTCGTCTGCAAGGCAGTTTCCTATCTCATGG GGGTATCTGTGAGTGTGTCCACGCTAAGCCTCGTGGCCATCGCCCTGGAGCGGTACAGCGCCATCTGCCGACCACTGCAGGCGCGCGTGTGGCAGACGCGCTCCCACGCAGCTCGTGTGATTGTAGCCACGTGGATGCTGTCCGGACTGCTCATGGTGCCCTACCCCGTGTACACTACCTTGCAGCCAGCGGGACCCCTTGTGCTGCAGTGTGTGCATCGCTGGCCCAGTGCGCGAGTTCGCCAAACCTG GTCTGTGCTGCTGCTCCTACTCTTGTTCTTCGTCCCGGGTGTGGTTATGGCGGTGGCCTACGGGCTTATCTCCCGCGAGCTCTACTTAGGGCTCCGCTTTGATGGTGACAGTGACAACGAGAACCAGAACCGACTCCGAAGCCAAGGAGGGCCGTCGGGTGGGGCGGGACCAG GCGCTGCCCACCAGAACGGACGTTGCCGGCCAGAGCTCGGGCTGGCTGGTGAGGACGGCGATGGCTGTTACGTGCAGCTTCCGCGCTCCCGGCCTGCACTGGAGCTGTCCGCGCTGACTGCGCCCACTCCTGGGCCAGGATCCGGCCCCCGGCCCGCCCAGGCCAAACTGCTAGCGAAGAAGCGCGTGGTGCGGATGTTGCTGGTGATTGTCgtcctttttttcctgtgttgGCTGCCAGTGTACAGCGCCAACACGTGGCGCGCCTTCGACGGCCCTGGTGCACACCGCGCACTTTCGGGTGCACCCATCTCTTTCATCCACTTGCTGAGCTATACCTCGGCCTGTGTTAACCCCCTGGTCTACTGCTTCATGCACCGTCGCTTTCGCCAGGCCTGCCTCGACACGTGCGCCCGCTGCTGCCCCCGGCCTCCAAGAGCACGCCCCAGGCCTCTTCCAGATGAggaccctcccaccccctccattGCTTCGCTGTCTAGGCTGAGCTACACCACCATCAGCACGCTGGGGCCTGGctga